From one Aerosakkonema funiforme FACHB-1375 genomic stretch:
- a CDS encoding 1-acyl-sn-glycerol-3-phosphate acyltransferase, whose translation MRGEGFTFGWFDWFCLWYPPGWLILFNRHWQHYHADPDGWNWLEYILFLIPGGFYLALLIRWLRLGCRLPRRETPTFDPNYQKAFRDEILAPIVKYYFRGELQQIENLPENGPAIVAMNHAGMCFPWDFLVLAYLLGDTRDWIVQPLAGVSLFEHLWMIWWLPSGWSEVLGGVRAEYDEFEAAVASKTILLYAPEGLRGPCKGWPLRFQIQTFHPSFISLSDRYQIPILPVVCLGNEYLHPFAFNLKNIGKIFGLPFLPISFLIIVFILFPSMGVWAMRSRLQYYIQPLYRNSDSQNTIEPQTASSKIRLNTYQQAQALREKLQSKLNCLLNINES comes from the coding sequence ATGAGAGGTGAAGGTTTTACTTTTGGTTGGTTCGATTGGTTTTGTCTCTGGTATCCACCAGGTTGGCTAATTTTGTTCAATCGTCATTGGCAGCATTATCATGCCGATCCCGATGGTTGGAATTGGTTGGAATATATCTTATTTTTGATTCCGGGTGGATTTTATCTAGCGTTGTTAATTCGCTGGTTACGTCTTGGCTGTCGTTTACCGCGTCGAGAAACTCCGACGTTCGATCCAAATTATCAAAAAGCTTTTCGCGATGAAATTCTCGCACCTATAGTCAAATATTACTTTCGTGGCGAGTTGCAACAAATCGAAAATTTACCCGAAAATGGGCCGGCGATCGTAGCGATGAACCATGCTGGAATGTGTTTCCCGTGGGATTTTTTGGTATTAGCTTATCTGTTAGGAGATACACGCGACTGGATTGTACAACCCCTTGCCGGTGTTTCTTTGTTTGAACATCTTTGGATGATTTGGTGGCTACCGTCGGGATGGTCTGAAGTTTTGGGCGGCGTGCGGGCAGAATACGATGAATTTGAAGCGGCAGTTGCTAGTAAAACAATTTTACTTTATGCGCCGGAAGGTTTGCGCGGCCCTTGCAAAGGTTGGCCGTTACGTTTTCAGATTCAGACATTTCATCCCAGTTTTATTAGTTTGAGCGATCGCTATCAAATTCCCATTCTTCCAGTTGTGTGTTTGGGCAATGAATATTTACATCCTTTTGCTTTTAATTTAAAAAATATCGGCAAAATATTTGGCTTGCCTTTCTTGCCGATTTCCTTTTTGATAATTGTGTTTATTCTCTTCCCATCAATGGGAGTTTGGGCAATGAGAAGTCGATTGCAATATTATATTCAACCTCTCTACAGAAATAGTGATAGTCAAAATACAATTGAACCACAAACGGCATCAAGTAAGATCCGTTTAAATACGTATCAGCAAGCACAAGCATTGCGAGAAAAGCTACAAAGCAAACTTAACTGTTTGCTGAATATAAATGAATCATAG
- a CDS encoding Shedu immune nuclease family protein — translation MKSFSALEFDVRICRSQISDLQQLLQSRRGLSERDDIIPFFRERQHLSAFLSCYNPNIIRRDRIAFEYDIFGDFACDLAVGDYVNKSYCFVEFEEAAANSIFLGKPGRSTPEWSPRFERGLSQIIDWFWKLNDLERTDDFENRFNSKTINYIGLLVIGRDESIEIRERRRLEWRQEKTIVNSKHIHCVTYDKLCRDLASYIAQYQFSEQIDNPS, via the coding sequence ATGAAAAGCTTTTCAGCGCTTGAGTTTGATGTGAGGATTTGTCGCTCGCAAATCTCCGATCTGCAACAACTACTCCAAAGTCGTCGAGGTTTATCAGAAAGGGACGACATCATACCCTTTTTTAGAGAACGTCAGCATTTATCTGCGTTTTTGAGTTGTTATAACCCTAACATTATTCGACGCGATCGCATTGCATTTGAATATGACATATTTGGAGACTTTGCTTGCGACCTCGCAGTAGGAGATTATGTAAATAAATCATATTGTTTCGTTGAATTTGAAGAAGCGGCAGCAAACAGCATATTTTTAGGCAAACCAGGAAGAAGCACTCCAGAATGGTCGCCCAGATTTGAGCGTGGGTTAAGTCAGATTATAGATTGGTTTTGGAAATTAAATGATTTAGAGAGAACCGATGATTTTGAGAACAGATTTAATAGCAAAACGATTAACTATATAGGTTTACTTGTCATCGGTAGAGATGAAAGTATCGAAATTAGAGAAAGAAGAAGATTAGAGTGGCGTCAGGAAAAAACAATAGTAAACTCGAAGCATATTCACTGCGTTACTTATGATAAATTATGCCGTGATTTAGCATCCTACATTGCTCAGTATCAGTTCAGCGAACAAATAGATAACCCAAGTTGA
- a CDS encoding WD40 repeat domain-containing protein produces the protein MTESITQPTGWDAVLGGQNAAPTNGVVLGGIEGVKRRFASVVIEQRIAALKEAIKYGKPGLEIVKKALYDESDLVQRSAYLMLRGRTAPEVRKALQRFNFYRFFECLRTLKGGTQVAISPDGETAAVVKSNKSIKVWNLPTEELLYVVPNSPKGKQLFHISLVGQTLVRSIQGASNFIEVWQEGELQHTLYGHEDLIGAIAISPDGQNLATGSQDKTIKIWDLNTGKLIYNISNSLVWGTHTGTVFYLSYSPDGQILISGGADGTVKLWNLRNRDKPRTFKIPLMGGLSIATSPNGEIIAAASWDNKIRLLHLETGEIIRILELDSGWANCLNFSPDGQILVSSGAYDKSIKFWDIKTAENLHTLTGNDKYVTCLAFSADGQTLYSAAQDKTIEVWGIK, from the coding sequence ATGACAGAAAGTATTACTCAGCCTACAGGCTGGGATGCCGTCCTTGGCGGTCAAAATGCTGCTCCGACAAACGGTGTCGTTTTGGGAGGGATAGAAGGTGTCAAAAGACGCTTTGCAAGTGTTGTTATAGAACAGCGAATAGCGGCACTAAAAGAAGCGATAAAGTATGGAAAGCCTGGGTTAGAAATAGTAAAGAAAGCTTTGTACGATGAGTCAGATTTGGTACAGCGATCGGCTTATCTAATGCTGCGAGGAAGAACGGCACCAGAAGTGCGTAAAGCTTTACAAAGATTCAATTTTTATCGATTTTTTGAATGTCTGCGTACCCTCAAAGGCGGAACGCAAGTAGCGATTAGTCCAGATGGAGAAACAGCAGCTGTCGTAAAAAGCAATAAGAGTATCAAAGTCTGGAACTTGCCAACCGAAGAATTACTTTACGTTGTGCCTAATTCACCGAAAGGTAAACAACTTTTTCACATTAGTTTAGTGGGACAAACTTTGGTAAGAAGTATCCAAGGTGCAAGTAATTTTATTGAGGTTTGGCAAGAGGGAGAATTACAGCACACCCTTTACGGACACGAAGATTTAATTGGTGCGATCGCAATTAGCCCCGATGGCCAAAATCTTGCCACTGGCAGTCAGGATAAAACGATCAAAATTTGGGATTTAAATACTGGTAAACTAATTTATAATATTAGTAATTCTCTCGTTTGGGGAACGCACACAGGAACGGTGTTTTACCTTTCCTATAGCCCAGATGGACAAATTCTCATCAGTGGCGGTGCAGATGGCACTGTTAAATTATGGAATCTGCGAAATAGAGATAAACCGCGCACTTTCAAAATCCCTTTAATGGGTGGTTTATCCATTGCCACCAGTCCAAACGGAGAAATTATCGCCGCTGCATCTTGGGATAATAAAATTAGACTTTTGCATCTGGAAACAGGGGAAATAATCCGCATTTTAGAGCTAGATTCAGGCTGGGCAAATTGCCTAAACTTTAGCCCAGACGGTCAAATTTTGGTGAGTAGCGGTGCTTATGACAAGAGTATCAAATTTTGGGATATAAAAACCGCAGAAAATCTCCACACTTTGACAGGAAACGATAAGTATGTGACTTGCCTCGCCTTTAGTGCGGATGGACAAACTTTGTATAGTGCTGCACAGGATAAAACGATCGAAGTGTGGGGAATCAAGTAG
- a CDS encoding alpha/beta hydrolase — protein MSQTSKPTLHLLKINLMDTTFTPSAQQITQTKQKIDAYIQSIDANPEHRSGAYPYYQFHAEGEAIRGTVLMFHGFSSKPHQMWRLTDYLFRNGFNVYQATLAGHAFRIPDKYWPQVDLKPEIANPLREKVQQDPVLLNFFANLMADPSNYGRLGELEKKALVARLVKLEPRLLNIVKAIELNEDPDFDRYFISSHMNYLQNARDRLAELEAMPGPIYTIGLSVGGSVALGLAADRPDRIKGVVAYAPLLKIYGVQERQYVMLAGPLDISESGWDPALQFPVGCLTAVDCFGSFVLSKVQTLQSVPTFLVLTENEDAADIETNQQFFKDIGGERKKHRLYVYPSSDMVPHPMVDPTEISRQMSNRFWQSLYQETFRFLTAGEVDSANMANVDQNTDLPQVPPV, from the coding sequence ATGAGTCAAACCTCAAAGCCAACACTACACTTGCTTAAAATTAACCTCATGGATACAACTTTTACCCCCAGCGCCCAGCAAATTACGCAAACCAAACAAAAGATTGACGCTTATATTCAAAGCATTGACGCTAATCCAGAACATCGCTCTGGTGCTTATCCTTACTACCAGTTCCACGCAGAGGGAGAAGCAATTCGGGGTACGGTGTTGATGTTCCACGGCTTCAGTAGCAAACCTCACCAGATGTGGCGCTTGACAGATTACCTGTTCCGCAATGGGTTTAATGTTTATCAGGCAACTTTGGCGGGTCATGCTTTTAGGATACCGGATAAATACTGGCCGCAAGTGGATCTCAAACCAGAAATTGCCAACCCCCTACGGGAAAAGGTGCAGCAAGACCCTGTTTTGCTCAACTTCTTTGCCAATCTGATGGCAGATCCGAGCAATTACGGTCGTCTCGGCGAGTTGGAAAAAAAGGCTTTGGTGGCGAGGTTGGTGAAATTAGAGCCTCGGCTATTAAATATTGTGAAGGCGATCGAGTTAAATGAAGACCCGGATTTCGATCGCTATTTCATTTCTTCCCACATGAATTATCTCCAAAACGCTCGCGATCGTCTGGCAGAATTGGAAGCCATGCCTGGGCCTATCTATACGATCGGATTGTCGGTGGGTGGGTCTGTGGCCCTTGGCTTAGCTGCGGATCGACCCGATCGCATTAAAGGAGTTGTCGCCTACGCACCTCTACTCAAGATTTACGGTGTACAAGAGCGCCAGTACGTGATGTTGGCTGGGCCACTGGATATCAGCGAATCAGGCTGGGACCCTGCGTTGCAGTTTCCTGTAGGTTGTTTAACTGCGGTGGATTGCTTCGGCAGTTTTGTACTCAGCAAGGTGCAAACTTTACAGTCTGTTCCCACTTTTTTGGTTCTCACTGAAAACGAGGATGCGGCTGATATTGAGACTAACCAACAATTTTTTAAAGATATCGGAGGCGAACGCAAAAAACATCGCTTATATGTTTATCCTTCCAGCGATATGGTGCCGCATCCAATGGTAGATCCGACAGAGATCAGTCGGCAAATGAGCAATCGTTTTTGGCAAAGTCTCTATCAGGAAACTTTCCGTTTCTTAACTGCTGGTGAAGTCGATTCTGCCAATATGGCTAATGTCGATCAAAATACGGATTTACCGCAAGTACCGCCAGTTTAG